Proteins encoded within one genomic window of Desulfonatronospira thiodismutans ASO3-1:
- a CDS encoding DEAD/DEAH box helicase: MIPSILSRQIHQGLKDFLATTFQSTNPFFHGVLEKFLSTDGSLNKGPYISLQLPFEKGGDQEYFPHVPLGYTPYRHQEKAFARLSGPKPRGTLIATGTGSGKTECYNQPILEYCRVNSGTPGIKAILLYPMNALAFDQASRLAATIWKNPGLRGRVTAGLFVGQSTADPSSTMGEDHIITDKDLLRQSPPDILLTNYKMLDYLLLRARDAALWAANTPETLRYIVVDELHTFDGAQGTDLACLLRRLQSRLGTPAGYLCPIGTSATLGGDDSTDQLIRYAGKIFGQDFDHEALITESRLNADDFLRGELISRVDIPAPRDMDALKPEKYDTPRDFLEAQIQLWTGLDLQAEPDKSQWRVDLGQALKSHVFVHNLLRVVDGQVRSMQHILDELGGKASPQVKSGGPEYASLLLSSLLACISTAKSLDQEELRPFIHVRVQHWYRELRRMVCSVGSSPEIRFSDDLTQDQRNRHLPLLHCRECGQMGWLGRLPLHGAGLQSDLKAIYVDFFSKKPSQRLTSIFPQEQGSRSSFFPGHSMQLCPWCLHLGNKSGDECRGCGQTGTIAVLVPESAVKHCPSCGAHNSLTLLGSRAASLTSVMIGQFMSSSYNFDPKCIAFSDNVQDAAHRAGFFGARTFRFTFRAALQQYVQDRAEGHSLQRISREMPAYMQSRMDAENFAATFMPSNMTWLHDAEHLEKHDCLPSGSDLGSLIARRLRFETVSEYGFSSRIGRTLEKSGASVARPDPERMGLVIEELKMILQNEMEELRMPQGTAGNSGDTSGQSINNNALASFLMGLTVQIKNQGGIFDPDLEEYVKNWGKEYYISQRRKHWMPGFGPKTRTPGFVTTRAGMDRFPQITHSGSRNSWYEWWAFNYFPNLAMRQPGLAQRFYNLVFASLNKHGLVQDRFQDGHHIYGLQPDALQITNQVQQFRCSICGFSLSGAAADHEVWSSMSCLRRGCQGIFDPAERGADYYGRLYIRGRINRVVAREHTGLLDRDTREELEQKFKTPDAQRKPWYPNLLSSTPTLEMGIDIGSLSATLQCSVPPGQANYVQRTGRSGRKDGNALNLTVAAGQAHDLYFFARPLEMISGYVHPPGVYLDASAVLERQFTAFCLDRWVQASPGTDPVPSRLSTVLDTFQRQDRQVFPHNFMEYIQTRQTRLFDDFAGLFHQELSQDSINHLKQFVFGDSQEHPGLGYRILLRLYDLQKERKGLKTQVDRLYREIKRRENSPVRDKNHEDEMDSLRQERSGLMALIRNINSRDTYNFLTDEGLLPNYAFPEQGILLQSIIYRRRKIQQKGQGRYETLNFEYERPASSGLRELAPGNRFYAEGRRVEVDQVDLRTAGLETWRLCSNCPHCEPEARAGGSAVCPRCASPMWTDQGRKQELVRVRQVMANAPDWDSRITDESDQRDPAFYSTQLLVDVDNAAIRDAYQIEHPQHPFGFEFISRAVFRDINFGPQGQNSRSMQVAGEDLEGAGFVLCRHCGKVQKRDGRIKHAFGCPAKDKDSEANFVKSVFLYREFTSEAIKILVPVTGIEASKKRLDSFVAALQLGLRHHFGGSAYAIDHLQTTLSQEPVPDSSLRKQYLVLYDTVPGGTGFLKQLMRSETMLTVLEKAMQALTNCSCHKDPDRDGCYNCLLAYRHSYLMPTTSRQTAQEVLSTILSHRDTLRQVDNLQQIRVEGLGESELEVLFLEGLQSLDRQGWTVELRKEVIRGKPGRFLRLRAQAYEVEPQVELGQAQAVVIPSRADFVIRSARSRQAGRPVAVYADGLAFHRQRMGQDMAQRMALVQSGRFHTWSLTWKDIHGQVRQRQEKVADLLHPGDSPMGRQKFVQLLSQLDLEGCRELHTRDNFSLLAHFLADLRAKDMQNYALAQAVSLLDMSPSQDARDEWLQAVDHVVPDILLQELDARVHESLIGSLNPGPVNLFVLASRNALKSADPSGVRLFCCLDDTEEAQEKTGFERSWINFLRLYNIFQFLPRAFFCTRQGLRQGMYDQLIESFSDQDAGASHALVAREDDPEWQEAFELAGLELHERLSQMRSQGWPAPEVGFELHAGGRVLAEAELAWPEQKIACLTHEQKKDAEILQEHGWTVYT, translated from the coding sequence ATGATCCCTTCCATCCTTTCCAGACAAATACACCAGGGTCTGAAGGATTTCCTGGCAACCACCTTTCAGAGCACCAACCCCTTTTTCCATGGTGTACTGGAAAAGTTTCTAAGTACCGATGGAAGTCTAAACAAGGGTCCGTACATTTCACTGCAGCTGCCCTTTGAAAAAGGCGGCGACCAGGAATATTTTCCCCATGTACCCCTTGGCTACACTCCTTACAGGCACCAGGAAAAGGCCTTTGCCAGGCTCTCAGGGCCGAAGCCCCGGGGGACTCTTATTGCCACCGGGACCGGCTCGGGCAAGACCGAGTGCTACAACCAGCCCATCCTGGAATATTGCCGCGTCAATTCCGGTACCCCAGGCATCAAGGCCATCCTTCTCTATCCCATGAACGCCCTGGCCTTTGACCAGGCTTCCAGGCTGGCGGCTACCATCTGGAAAAATCCCGGGCTTCGGGGCCGGGTAACTGCCGGGCTTTTTGTGGGACAAAGCACCGCTGATCCCAGTTCCACCATGGGCGAGGATCACATTATAACGGATAAGGACCTTTTGAGGCAAAGCCCGCCGGATATACTGCTCACCAACTACAAGATGCTGGACTACCTGCTGCTCCGGGCCAGGGACGCCGCACTGTGGGCCGCCAACACTCCCGAGACCCTGCGCTATATAGTGGTGGACGAACTTCACACCTTTGACGGTGCCCAGGGTACGGACCTGGCCTGCCTGCTCCGCCGCCTGCAGTCCAGGCTGGGTACTCCTGCCGGATACCTGTGCCCCATCGGCACCTCGGCCACTCTGGGGGGTGACGACTCCACAGATCAGTTGATCCGGTACGCCGGCAAAATCTTCGGTCAGGACTTTGACCATGAGGCACTCATTACAGAGAGCCGCCTGAATGCGGATGATTTCTTGCGCGGTGAGCTCATAAGCCGGGTGGACATACCGGCACCACGGGATATGGATGCTTTAAAGCCGGAGAAGTATGATACCCCAAGGGATTTTCTGGAGGCCCAGATCCAGTTGTGGACGGGTCTGGATCTGCAGGCTGAACCGGATAAGAGCCAGTGGCGGGTGGACCTGGGCCAGGCTCTGAAAAGCCATGTATTTGTGCACAACCTGTTGCGGGTGGTGGACGGACAGGTGCGCAGCATGCAGCACATCTTAGACGAACTCGGGGGCAAGGCCTCGCCCCAGGTCAAATCCGGCGGACCTGAGTACGCAAGTCTTCTGCTGTCAAGTCTGCTGGCCTGCATTTCAACCGCTAAAAGCCTGGACCAGGAAGAACTGCGGCCCTTTATCCATGTCCGGGTACAGCACTGGTACAGGGAACTAAGGCGCATGGTCTGTTCAGTAGGCTCTTCTCCGGAGATTCGCTTTTCAGATGACCTGACCCAGGATCAAAGAAACCGGCATCTGCCTCTGCTGCATTGCCGTGAATGCGGCCAGATGGGCTGGCTGGGCAGGCTTCCTCTGCATGGTGCCGGCCTGCAAAGCGATTTGAAAGCCATCTACGTGGATTTTTTCAGCAAAAAGCCCTCCCAGAGACTGACCAGTATTTTTCCCCAGGAGCAGGGCAGCAGATCTTCCTTTTTTCCCGGGCACAGCATGCAGCTCTGCCCCTGGTGCCTGCACCTGGGAAATAAGTCAGGAGACGAATGCAGGGGGTGCGGGCAGACCGGTACCATAGCAGTTCTGGTGCCGGAATCTGCAGTCAAGCACTGCCCATCCTGCGGGGCTCACAACAGCCTGACCCTGCTGGGTTCTCGGGCCGCCAGCCTGACCAGCGTGATGATTGGTCAGTTCATGTCTTCCAGTTACAATTTTGATCCCAAGTGCATAGCCTTCTCGGATAATGTCCAGGATGCTGCACACCGGGCCGGGTTTTTCGGAGCCAGGACGTTTCGTTTTACCTTCAGGGCTGCTTTGCAGCAGTATGTACAGGACAGGGCCGAAGGCCACAGCCTGCAGCGTATTTCCCGGGAGATGCCGGCTTATATGCAGAGCCGGATGGATGCTGAAAACTTCGCCGCTACCTTTATGCCCTCCAACATGACCTGGCTGCATGATGCAGAACACTTAGAAAAGCATGACTGCCTGCCATCAGGGTCGGATCTTGGAAGCCTCATTGCCCGCCGCCTGCGTTTTGAAACCGTGTCAGAATATGGATTCAGCAGCCGTATTGGACGGACTCTGGAAAAGTCCGGGGCCTCTGTGGCCAGACCTGACCCGGAGCGAATGGGCCTGGTGATTGAAGAACTGAAAATGATCCTGCAAAACGAAATGGAAGAGTTGCGGATGCCCCAGGGCACTGCAGGGAACTCAGGGGACACTTCAGGCCAGAGCATCAATAATAATGCACTGGCCTCCTTTTTAATGGGCCTCACTGTCCAGATTAAAAACCAGGGGGGCATCTTTGACCCGGACTTAGAGGAGTACGTCAAAAACTGGGGCAAAGAGTACTATATCAGCCAGAGGCGGAAGCACTGGATGCCGGGATTCGGTCCCAAGACCCGCACTCCGGGATTTGTAACCACCAGGGCGGGTATGGACCGTTTCCCTCAGATTACTCACAGCGGCAGCCGCAACAGCTGGTATGAGTGGTGGGCCTTCAACTATTTTCCAAACCTGGCCATGCGCCAGCCCGGGCTTGCCCAGCGGTTTTACAACCTGGTCTTTGCTTCTCTGAACAAACACGGGCTGGTTCAGGACCGCTTCCAGGACGGACACCATATTTACGGCCTGCAGCCGGATGCCCTGCAGATCACCAACCAGGTGCAGCAATTCAGGTGCAGCATCTGTGGTTTCAGCCTTTCCGGGGCAGCGGCGGATCATGAGGTCTGGAGCAGCATGTCCTGTCTGCGCCGGGGGTGTCAGGGGATTTTCGACCCGGCAGAAAGAGGGGCGGACTACTATGGCCGGCTGTACATCCGGGGCAGAATCAACCGGGTGGTGGCCAGGGAGCATACAGGGCTGCTTGACCGGGACACAAGGGAAGAGCTGGAGCAGAAATTCAAGACCCCGGATGCACAGCGAAAACCCTGGTATCCGAACCTGCTGTCCAGTACCCCCACCCTGGAGATGGGCATTGATATCGGCAGTCTTTCCGCCACGCTGCAATGTTCCGTGCCTCCGGGGCAGGCCAATTATGTCCAGAGAACCGGCCGCAGCGGCCGCAAGGACGGCAATGCCCTGAATCTGACCGTGGCTGCCGGTCAGGCCCATGACCTGTACTTTTTTGCCCGGCCCTTAGAGATGATCTCTGGTTACGTACATCCTCCGGGAGTGTATCTAGATGCCTCGGCAGTTCTGGAGAGGCAGTTTACAGCCTTTTGCCTGGACCGCTGGGTGCAGGCCAGTCCCGGAACCGACCCGGTGCCTTCACGCCTGAGCACTGTGCTGGACACCTTTCAACGCCAGGACAGACAGGTTTTTCCCCATAACTTCATGGAGTATATCCAGACCAGACAGACCCGGCTTTTTGACGATTTTGCAGGTCTTTTTCACCAGGAGCTAAGCCAGGACTCCATTAATCATCTGAAGCAGTTCGTGTTTGGAGACAGCCAGGAGCATCCCGGACTTGGCTATCGCATCCTGCTGCGTCTGTATGACCTGCAAAAGGAAAGAAAGGGCCTAAAAACCCAGGTGGACCGGCTGTACCGGGAGATAAAACGCCGGGAGAACAGCCCGGTCCGGGACAAGAACCATGAGGATGAAATGGACAGCCTGCGCCAGGAGCGCTCCGGGCTCATGGCCCTCATACGCAATATCAACTCCAGGGACACCTACAATTTTCTAACAGACGAGGGGCTTCTGCCCAACTATGCCTTTCCAGAACAGGGGATTTTACTGCAGTCCATAATCTATCGCCGCAGGAAAATTCAGCAGAAAGGGCAGGGCAGGTACGAGACCCTGAATTTTGAGTACGAGCGTCCAGCCTCCAGCGGCCTGCGGGAACTGGCCCCGGGTAATCGTTTTTACGCCGAAGGCAGGCGGGTGGAAGTGGACCAGGTGGACCTGCGCACGGCAGGGCTGGAGACCTGGAGACTTTGCAGCAACTGCCCCCATTGCGAGCCCGAGGCCAGGGCCGGCGGTTCAGCAGTCTGTCCCAGGTGCGCAAGTCCCATGTGGACAGACCAGGGCAGGAAGCAGGAACTTGTCCGGGTCAGGCAGGTCATGGCCAATGCCCCGGACTGGGACAGCCGCATAACAGACGAGTCGGATCAGCGGGACCCGGCCTTTTACAGCACCCAGCTCCTGGTGGATGTGGATAATGCGGCCATCAGGGATGCTTACCAGATTGAACACCCGCAGCACCCCTTTGGTTTTGAGTTTATCTCCAGGGCGGTATTTCGAGACATCAATTTCGGTCCCCAGGGACAAAACAGCCGGTCCATGCAGGTGGCTGGAGAAGACCTGGAGGGGGCGGGCTTTGTGCTGTGCAGGCACTGCGGCAAAGTCCAGAAGCGTGACGGCCGGATAAAGCATGCCTTTGGCTGTCCAGCCAAGGATAAAGACAGCGAGGCCAATTTTGTCAAAAGTGTTTTTCTGTACCGGGAGTTTACCTCGGAAGCCATCAAGATCCTGGTGCCGGTTACTGGTATAGAGGCCTCCAAAAAGCGGCTGGATTCCTTTGTGGCCGCACTGCAGCTGGGTCTTCGGCATCACTTCGGTGGTTCAGCCTATGCCATAGACCATCTCCAGACCACTTTGAGCCAGGAACCGGTGCCGGATTCCAGCCTGCGTAAGCAGTACTTAGTTCTGTACGACACTGTGCCCGGGGGCACCGGCTTTTTAAAGCAGCTCATGCGCTCCGAAACCATGCTTACTGTCCTGGAAAAGGCCATGCAGGCCCTGACCAACTGCTCCTGTCACAAAGACCCGGACCGTGACGGCTGCTACAACTGTCTTCTGGCCTATCGTCACAGCTACCTTATGCCCACCACTTCCAGGCAGACAGCCCAGGAAGTGCTGTCCACAATTCTGTCCCACCGCGATACCCTGCGCCAGGTGGACAATCTGCAGCAGATCCGGGTGGAAGGCCTGGGGGAAAGCGAGCTTGAGGTGCTTTTCCTGGAAGGTCTGCAGAGTCTGGACAGACAGGGCTGGACAGTGGAGCTGCGCAAAGAGGTCATCCGGGGCAAACCGGGGAGGTTTCTGCGACTAAGGGCGCAGGCCTACGAGGTGGAACCCCAGGTGGAGCTTGGACAGGCACAGGCAGTGGTGATACCAAGCCGGGCGGATTTTGTTATCCGTTCAGCCCGGAGCAGGCAGGCCGGCAGACCTGTGGCTGTTTACGCCGATGGACTGGCCTTTCACAGGCAGCGCATGGGCCAGGATATGGCTCAGCGTATGGCCCTGGTGCAAAGTGGGCGCTTTCACACCTGGAGCCTGACCTGGAAGGATATCCACGGACAGGTCAGGCAGAGACAGGAAAAGGTGGCGGATCTTCTGCATCCGGGGGACAGTCCCATGGGCCGGCAGAAGTTCGTGCAGCTGCTAAGCCAGCTTGACCTGGAAGGATGCCGGGAACTGCATACCAGGGACAATTTCTCCCTGCTGGCACATTTTCTGGCTGATTTACGGGCAAAGGATATGCAGAATTATGCCCTGGCCCAGGCTGTAAGCCTCTTGGACATGAGCCCTTCCCAGGATGCAAGAGATGAGTGGCTGCAGGCGGTGGACCATGTGGTCCCGGATATTTTACTGCAGGAGCTGGATGCCCGGGTGCACGAGTCTCTGATCGGCAGCCTGAACCCTGGGCCGGTTAACCTGTTTGTCCTGGCCTCCAGGAATGCCTTGAAAAGTGCGGATCCTTCGGGTGTGCGCCTGTTCTGCTGCCTGGATGATACAGAAGAAGCCCAGGAGAAAACAGGGTTTGAGCGCAGCTGGATTAATTTCCTGCGCCTGTATAATATCTTCCAGTTTTTGCCCAGAGCCTTTTTCTGCACCCGGCAGGGACTCAGGCAGGGCATGTATGACCAGCTCATTGAGAGTTTTTCAGATCAGGATGCAGGGGCATCTCATGCTTTAGTTGCCCGGGAAGACGATCCTGAGTGGCAGGAGGCCTTTGAGCTTGCCGGTCTTGAACTGCATGAGCGCCTGTCACAGATGCGCAGCCAGGGCTGGCCTGCCCCTGAAGTTGGTTTTGAACTGCATGCCGGGGGCAGGGTGCTTGCCGAGGCAGAGCTGGCCTGGCCGGAACAGAAGATTGCCTGCCTTACTCATGAGCAAAAAAAGGACGCAGAAATTCTGCAGGAACATGGATGGACTGTTTACACGTAA
- a CDS encoding HigA family addiction module antitoxin → MEKVRTNEYWPVYVFPPGDTILETIEAIGMTRDQLAHRMGVPEDHINEVIKGKAVLTEDIVLKLEVVLGIDASFWRNLEHMYRRYS, encoded by the coding sequence ATGGAAAAAGTAAGGACAAATGAATACTGGCCTGTCTATGTATTTCCTCCTGGGGATACCATTCTGGAGACTATTGAAGCCATAGGCATGACCCGGGACCAGCTGGCTCACAGGATGGGCGTACCTGAGGATCATATCAATGAAGTTATCAAAGGTAAGGCCGTACTTACAGAGGACATCGTCCTAAAGCTGGAGGTTGTTTTGGGAATTGATGCTTCTTTCTGGCGTAACCTTGAGCATATGTATAGACGATATAGCTAA
- a CDS encoding type II toxin-antitoxin system MqsA family antitoxin, producing the protein MSFANGMSCPVCGKGYIQRHLKREEFEYKGQAKIIDDYPLLICDACEEEFVSAEDSRLFDKELTAFQRKVDGLLTPDEIRSIREKLGYNQTSFARLLKVGEKNFARYETGVSPQSRYLDWLMRILNDYPETIKTITGNRDSNPDKNISVQYPNNLSDGFWFFRKSQI; encoded by the coding sequence ATGAGTTTTGCAAATGGCATGTCCTGCCCTGTTTGCGGCAAAGGCTATATTCAGAGGCATCTCAAGCGGGAAGAATTTGAATATAAGGGCCAGGCGAAGATTATCGACGACTATCCCCTGCTTATTTGCGACGCTTGTGAAGAGGAATTTGTTTCTGCAGAAGATTCCAGGCTTTTTGATAAGGAGTTGACCGCCTTTCAGCGAAAAGTTGACGGTCTGCTTACTCCTGATGAAATAAGGTCTATCAGGGAAAAGCTTGGATATAACCAGACCAGTTTTGCCAGACTGCTCAAGGTCGGGGAGAAGAATTTTGCCCGCTATGAAACCGGGGTCAGTCCACAAAGCAGATACTTAGACTGGCTCATGCGCATATTGAACGATTATCCTGAGACCATTAAGACTATAACCGGTAACAGAGATTCAAACCCGGATAAAAATATTTCAGTACAGTATCCGAATAATTTATCTGATGGGTTTTGGTTCTTCAGGAAGAGTCAGATTTGA
- a CDS encoding type II toxin-antitoxin system MqsR family toxin: MAKWKPHYDLKKSKSLIDSDKYIIVKSAKTTAFKLNFNEQRIKDVLLNIKPSDFSKSEEDWQIKGHWQDAYKTCYDGHRLYVKWKITENKEEHLLVLSFKEDQGGEI; the protein is encoded by the coding sequence TTGGCTAAATGGAAACCTCACTATGATCTGAAAAAATCTAAAAGTTTAATTGATTCAGATAAATATATCATTGTGAAGTCTGCAAAAACAACAGCTTTCAAGCTAAACTTTAACGAACAAAGAATAAAAGATGTGTTGCTGAACATCAAGCCTTCTGATTTCAGCAAATCAGAGGAAGACTGGCAGATTAAGGGGCATTGGCAGGATGCATATAAGACCTGCTATGATGGTCACCGTCTTTATGTGAAGTGGAAGATCACTGAAAACAAAGAAGAACATCTGCTGGTCCTGTCATTTAAGGAAGACCAGGGAGGAGAGATATGA